tgtatagaaaatttattgacatcCAGTGCCTCGACTGTTTCAAGTGATGATGGCACTACGATTGTTGTAATTGAAAAAGCAAGTGACGATATAAAATCCGTTAACAGCgaagaagataaaaataatattcatcataaaGATTGGTTAGAAGCAGGGATTCGTTATTCATCTACTAAAATAACTCTACCTGCAgatgataattcaattaacaATGGAATTTTAACTTGTCCGACccatcatcattttttatttaataattctagtAAGACAAGACCTGAAAGTAACTTTACCAGGTACTTGTTTGTATATTGgtgttatatacatatatactcttgccataaattaaaggaacaaaagaattttcaaaaaatgtcaaaaaaagacaaagtaaatgaaattgaaactTGGTTTTTGtgtacgatttttttttttttttttttttttttacattttttggaaatttttttttttctcttctccTTACTTTTATTGAGGAACCAACGCAAAAATggaagaaaagtaaaaaaaaaattattttacaaaaaacgATGAAAGGGTCCTGtagggaatttatttaagtttttaacaCCATCCTTCAATTTACTGTGAGATCATTagtacctgaaatatcgattATCGAAACCAAAAGGATTATTTTTCGtttgaagctgaataaatttgctagccgacctatgcattggtttagctgaaaaaattttccacggCCCATGGACTctttggaaaaacaaaaaaaattttgaaaatctttGTCTTTCGATATTTCTCATCTTTACGCAATAGTCTTAGCtctaagaaatttataattaaaatgcaccgaaactactagagatttcaagctataaaatgtgtttttttttttttaatctcgatacgattatttttcaccatGTTACAGCCttgcaaaaatcactaaaaacatttcaaaaatttttttgtttcttttatttttggcatgagtgtatatatattattttttttaattttattgatttataatattaaataacagataaaaaattttaatttgttacagTATATGTGATCAAATAGCAATGTCTTCCCTTCAAGGATTACCTCCTTTGCCTCGAAGCCTAAGTGGATTATATCTTAATGAAGAAtttagagaaacaaatgaaccGCCTCCACCGCCTCTGAGATCTTCAAGTAAAACATCAAAAGTAGGAAAAACAATACAGTCATCGAATTCCAGGCCTTCACCTTCACCTGGACGACAACTCACCACTTTGGATTCACAGCTGGCGATTCTCAGAAAAGAAATGGTAATAATTAACGTTAAAAATGTTTcagtgttattattattattattattattattattattattattattatcatcatgtTTATTGATTATAGTTTGGACTGCGACAATTAGATCTTTCATTACTATCCCAGTTATGGTCACTCAATGAATCAATTCAAGAATTTCGACAACTAGTTCAGGAACACGATGAAAGAGTCCCTTCACCATCTCCTAGCAGTGAGGAAGGTGATGATGGTTATGGAAATCATATACATGTACCTTCACGTAGACCAGCGTCTctccatcatcatcatcatcatcatcatcattattcaTCTCATCACCATCATCGACCACCCAGACCACCGAGACCTTTGCGACCACTCGGTAGCGATGAATCGCCTTCCAGCGAAGAATACGGAGCggtttaatgataaattattattttaaatattattgtttttacaatttttctaaattcaaTTCTTAATTCTCGGTATGTAATATATGATAAACAGTTAATGTTATATgtcgataaatatatttttgatgtgaattttatattcaacatttttaaaatataaattactgtaAAGAAATggatgtcatttttatttttattgttttaaatatataattgagcaaaatttattaacaagctattattattattattattattattattattattattattattattattattattattattattattatttttttttttttttttttttatcattaataattaaatatttgagtgTATTAGCTATTTCGTCAACTATACATTGTTTATGGCTAAACCtaaatagtttattgataaatatttacgtaataataaaacaaagtcCATAAATATCACTTGTTTATTATATCAATTGACTAGAATGAAGATATACGTGCAAGGCCATAGTAGGAAAATGTGTGATTGCTTCaagtaaagaaattaataaaattctgtatgaaataataaaaacataaataataagagaaaaccgatcaattaataatataataatattttcaagtgattttatagataataaatatttatatcgatacataatgtaaataattttgttatatgCAAATGTAAAAAGTTATTCTactatttctcaaaaattttttgtcatcatTTATATCATAACATtacattataatataaataaaatcttaagattttatttatttttactgagatatttaaatttaaatcttgtaTTAAAGTATCAGTTATAATCGCAATCGAATATTCGCGCGCGCGCTTTATACAATGATATGTAATTAAGAAATAGAgtaatgtaatatatataataatgactatcattttaaaaaatatctaaatattaatacattGATGAATACCAAGAAaactttgttattatttaattattaaataataattttgcataatatattaatttttcaattaaattaattaaaagaaaaaaaaaattgttgggtTTTTTTCTCAGATTTCTTAACATCATTTTGCTTGAGTAATATTATTAGATAAATTAGCACCATTATTAGGAACGCCGATAACATCATTTTGAGTCAAAGTAACAACTCTTGGTGGACTACGTGAAGATGAACGACGTGATTCACTAGTTGGCGGACTTGTGTGACGACAGGTTACGTGATGTCCACCTATTTCCCAATCACGATGTTGGCAAAAAGAACTGCAGTATCTTGCAATTCCACATCCACCACAAGTTTCCATAGCTGATCTTCCACAATTCCAACAACTCTATagtataagtaaaaattatatttattattattattattattattattattattattattattattaattatacttacAGATGTGGAATTAGAAAGATGATAAATAGCTTCTTTATCGTTCTCTCtggataaatttgaattaacagtTGTGCctatattttgattaattaaatgactATTTAGACGGAAAAATGATCCTTGTCTGatatttccataattttttaaaggtaAAACCGAGCTATCAAAATGTTGTTGATTAGTCCCAAGTCTTTCGTTGACTTGTGATTCAGTGACTGCTGCTGCTACTGCACGTTGTACTTCAGCCATAGCAACACGTTTTACTTCTTGGACAGCTTCTTCAGCATGCCTTTTAACTTCCGCAGTGACACGATCTTGAGTAGCTCTTATTGTTTGAGCAATTATTTCTCCAGAAAGTCGTTTAAGATTACCATCACGATCTCCGGATGTCTCTACTTGTGATCcatttaaacaattatgaTTACTATTGTTACTACTTAGATTCTGAGTAGAAGAAATAAGTTGAGAAACGTTAGTTACTGTTGGAGTAGTggtactactactactactactactactaccacCACATGGACTAGATGAACCACGTTTTTGTAAAATCACCAGAGCACGTTTTGTTTTGTCTACCATACCTAAGATGCAATTGAGCATTACATGAATATTTTTCCATTCATCGTCAAGACTTGAGATATTTTGTGCACTTGCTgtcatgtaatttaattgttgttgttgttgttgttgtgatCGATGGTATGAACTAAATGACGGCGATTGATTGATTTGAATAAGATTTGGTGGTAAGAGATTGTTTCCGTATCCAGatgtttgtaaattattttgaacagTATTACCAGAAGACGAATGATATAAACAATAAGAATCAGgtaattgttgttgttgttgttgttgttgatgttgaGAATGATTCCATGAATTAACTGGCCGTTTACCATAAATTACAGGATCTTCAACACCATTTTCATAATACCTACGCAaacatacataaaataataaattgtgaattgggaaaaacaaaaaaaatagtgaatgGTTGGACGCTGTTAGATGTCTATCCCTCGGGATAAGTATGTAAGGACGGAAAGGTGTATGTACAGTGATATATTGAAACGTCAACACCAGAACATATCGAGAGGACGGTGTAGTATAGCCTGGCATTGGCTGTGAGCAATTCTcactatattatattatactagTACGTTTTGTCGCGCGCGTTTGGTCGCGCTTTATCACCCTCCCTTCTATGCGTCTCATCTAAATCctctactatatatatatatatatatatatatatatatatatatatatacaatttgtATATGTACATAAGCACCCCGTTTAAACCTACTGGAATATCAATCCTGACCGCGATTACGTGTTACGTGTTAGTAC
The sequence above is drawn from the Microplitis demolitor isolate Queensland-Clemson2020A chromosome 3, iyMicDemo2.1a, whole genome shotgun sequence genome and encodes:
- the LOC103571981 gene encoding myosin-G heavy chain, giving the protein MKLASMQQRPHAPPVPPRPSRQVVAEALKRSSARLTFPTRQAPPPPTNVRPWQQSDYSSNNDIKPVEKNLNIVHDSIKEANQEKSHQSNSKLIKETFLNTNDINLNNLNNQDSNVSTNNQNHSSNNNNNNNNNNNNNNNNNYENIIISNNQECELIGVSTITRSSISPIAMNKFENSNLYTELTGRENARTIFSGTISNQLTTLPDSLIKTTATTTSLTKVVVSTENDVKSQFSKNKHCIENLLTSSASTVSSDDGTTIVVIEKASDDIKSVNSEEDKNNIHHKDWLEAGIRYSSTKITLPADDNSINNGILTCPTHHHFLFNNSSKTRPESNFTSICDQIAMSSLQGLPPLPRSLSGLYLNEEFRETNEPPPPPLRSSSKTSKVGKTIQSSNSRPSPSPGRQLTTLDSQLAILRKEMFGLRQLDLSLLSQLWSLNESIQEFRQLVQEHDERVPSPSPSSEEGDDGYGNHIHVPSRRPASLHHHHHHHHHYSSHHHHRPPRPPRPLRPLGSDESPSSEEYGAV